GGCCCACAGCGGCCGCTGCGGGTGCGCCCCGGCGTCCTTGAGAGCCGTCCACCGGTCGCCGGAGAACACCTCCTCGTACGCCTCGTACGCCAGCCGGGCGTTGGCGATGGCCGCCTTGCCCTTGAGCGCCTTGGCCTCGTCGCTACCGATCTTGTCGAGGCGCTTGTCCACCTCGCTGTCCACCCGGGAGACGAAGAACGACGCCACGGAGCCGATCTTGGACAGGTCGTGCCCGTTGGCCTTCGCCTGCTCCAGGCCGGCCAGGAACGCGTCCATCACCGCGCGGTAGCGCTCCAGCGAGAAGATCAGCGTCACGTTCACGCTGATGCCGGCGCCGAGCACCGCGGTGATCGCCGGCAGGCCGGCCAGCGTCGCCGGGATCTTGATGAACAGGTTCGGCCGGTCGACGAGCCACCACAACGTCTTCGCCTCGGCGACGGTCGACTCGGTCTCGTGCGCCTTGCGCGGGTCCACCTCGATGGACACCCGGCCGTCCACACCGTTCGAGGCGTCGTAGGCCGGGCGCAGCACGTCGCACGCCGCGCGCACGTCGGCGGCGGTCATCAGCCGGACCGCCTCCTCGACCGTCACGCGCTGCGCGGCCAGGTCCTTGACCTGCTGGTCGTACGCGTCCGCGTCGGACAGCGCCTTCTGGAAGATGCTCGGGTTCGTGGTGACCCCGACCATGTGCTGCTCGCGGCGCATCTTGTCGAGCGAGCCGCTGGTCAGGCGGACCCGGGAGAGGTCGTCGAGCCAGACCGCCACACCCTGGGCGGACAGCTCTGCCAGTCTGTCGGTCATTACCTTCAACTCCTGTCAGTTGCCGGTCGTGTGACCGGTGATCTCGCCGACCTTGGCCAGCGAGGCGTTGGCCTTCGCCACGACGTTGTCCGCGGTGAACCCGAACTGCTCAAAGAGGATCTTGGCGGGCGCGCTGGCGCCGTAGTGCTCGATGCTGACCGCCTCGCCGGCGTCGCCGAGGATGCGGTCCCAGCTCATCCGGATACCCGCTTCCACGGTGACCCGAGCCTTCACCCCGTTCGGGATGACCTCCTGCTGGTACGCCACGTCCTGCTGGAAGAACCACTCCTGGCAGGGCATCGACACGACCCGGGTCGGGGTGCCCTGCGCCTCCAGGCGCTCCTGCGCGGTCAGCGCGACCGAGACCTCGGAGCCGCTGGCGATCAGGATCACCTTCGGGGTGCCGGTGGACGCCTCGGAGAGGATGTAGCCGCCCTTGAGGGTGCCCTCGGCCGACGCGTACTTCGAGCGGTCGACGGTCGGCAGGTTCTGCCGGGACAGCGCGAGCGCGGTGGGGCGGTCGTTGTGCTCCAGGGCGCCGCGCCAGGCGTACGCGGTCTCGTTGGCGTCGGCCGGGCGGACCACGTCGAGGCCGACGATGGCGCGCAGCGCGGTCAGCGTCTCGATCGGCTGGTGCGTCGGGCCGTCCTCGCCGAGACCGATCGAGTCGTGCGTCCACACGAAGACGACCGGCAGCTTCATCAGCGCGGAGAGCCGGACAGCACCGCGCATGTAGTCGCTGAAGACCAGGAAGGTGCCGCCGTACGGCCGGGTGCCGCCGTGCACCGCGATGCCGTTGAGGATCGAGCCCATGCCGTGCTCACGGATGCCGAAGTGCAGCGTGCGGCCGTACTCGTGGCCGGGGAACTCCTTGGTGGCGTACTCCGCCGGGATGAAGGACGGCTCGCCCTTCATCGTGGTGTTGTTGCTCTCCGCCAGGTCGGCGGAGCCGCCCCAGAGCTCGGGGAGCACCGGCGCCAGCGCCTCCAGGATCTTGCCGGAGGCGGCGCGGGTGGCCAGGCCCTTCTCGTCGGCCGGGAACTCGGGCAGCGCCGAGGTCCAGCCCTCCGGCAGCTGCTTGGCGGTGAGCCGGTCGAACAGCTTCTTGCCCTCGGGGTTGCCGGCCGCCCAGGCGTCGAACGCCTGCTGCCACTCGGCGTGCGCCGCCTTGCCGCGCTCGACGGCCTGCTGGGCGTGCTTGACCACCTCGTCGTCGATGGCGAACGGCTCGTCGGGGAAGCCGAGCAGCGCCTTGGTGGCGGTGATCTCGTCCTTGCCCAGCGCGGAGCCGTGGATCTTGCCGGTGTTCTGCTTCTTCGGCGCCGGCCAGCCGATGACCGTCTTGAGGACGATGAACGACGGCTTGTCGGTGACCGCCTTGGCCGCCTGGATCGCGTTCCAGAGCGCCTCGACGTCCTCGGTGTAGGGGTCCGAGCCGCTCCAGTTGACGGTCTGGACGTGCCAGCCGTACGCCTCGTAGCGGGCGCCGACGTCCTCCGACTTGGCGATCCGGGTGTCGTCCTCGATGGAGATCTGGTTGTCGTCGTAGATCACCGTGAGGTTGCCGAGCTTCTGCACCGCGGCGATGGCGCTCGACTCGTGGCTGACGCCCTCCTCGATGTCGCCGTCCGAGGCGATCGAGAAGACGTGGTGGTCGAACGGCGACTCGCCGGCGGCGGCGTCCGGGTCGAACAGGCCGCGCTCCCGGCGGGCCGACATCGCCATGCCGACCGCGTTGCCGATGCCCTGACCCAGCGGGCCGGTGGTGATCTCGACGCCGGGGGTGTGCCCGAACTCCGGGTGACCCGGGGTCAGCGAGTCCCACTGGCGCAGCGACTTGAGGTCGTCGAGCGACAGGCTGTAACCGCTGAGGAAGAGCTGAATGTAGAGGGTGAGGCTGGAGTGACCGCAGGACAGCACGAACCGGTCGCGGCCCGCCCAGTGCGGGTCGGTCGGGTCGTGCCGCATGACGCGGTTGAACAGCAGGTAGGCGGCCGGAGCCAGGCTCATGGCCGTGCCGGGGTGGCCGTTGCCGGCCTTCTCGACGGCATCCATGGCCAGCACCCGCACTGTGTCGACCGCCTTGCGGTCGAGGTCGGACCAATTGAGAGCAGGATCTGTGGCACCCACGTCTGTTGTGCTCCTCGGGCAGGATTGTGGAACCCTTTTCGGCTTGACCCTATCCAGTAGGGCTAAACGTCTGCGCAGCGAACGGCACAGGTGCATACGCTGTGAGCGGACACACGGTTGAGGGGTGTGACGGCGTCCACCCGTGCCGGGTGCCCCGAGCAGCGGAGACGGTGGCGCGTAGGCTGTCCGGGCGGCTTGGCCGGGTTGATCTTCACCCGGCAGGCGGCCGCGAGTTGGTCCAAATGCCGGAAGGTGGCTGTCCGTGAGCATGATCACCGAGCGTTCCGTCCAACGACGGCCGCCCGGCGTGGCGGAGCCTGCGCCACGCGTTGACGAGGCGCGACGCGACCGGATGGCGGTGTTCCGGGGCTACCTGGCGCTGACCAAACCGGCAATCGTCGAGCTGCTGCTGGTCACCACGGTGCCGACCATGATGCTGGCCGCCGGCGGCTGGCCCGACCTGGTCACCTTCTTCGCGGTGCTGGTCGGCGGCGCGCTGGCCGGCGGCGCGGCGAGCGCGCTCAACTGCTACATCGACCGCGACATCGACGTGCTGATGAAGCGGACCAAGCGGCGCCCGCTGCCCAGCCACCAGATCACCCCGCGCGCGGTGCTGATCTTCGGGCTCACCCTGGCGGTGGTCTCGGTGGTGCTGATGGCGCTGCTGACCAACTGGCTGGCGACGGCGCTCACCGCGTTCTCCATCTTCTACTACGACGTGGTCTACACGCTCTGGCTGAAGCGGCGCACCCCGGCCAACACGTTCTGGGGCGGCGTCTGCGGGGCGGCCCCGGTGGTCATCGGCTGGGCCGCGGTGACCGGAACCATCGCCCCGATGGGCTGGGCGCTGTTCGCAGTCGTTTTCTTCTGGCAAATGCCGCATTTCTACGCGCTTGCCATCAAGTACAAGGACGACTATGCGCGGGCCGGCGTTCCGATGCTCCCGGTGGTCCGTTCGGTCGCCCGGGTCAACTTCGAGATCCTGCTCTACACCGTGCTCACTGTGGTCTCCTCGCTGATCGCCTGGCCGCTCGGCCGGGGGCTCGGCCTGGGCTGGATCTACGGCGCCGCCGCGGTGATCACCGGCGGGCTCTTCCTGGGCGAGTCGATCCGGCTGGTCCACCAGACCCGGCACGGCGGCATGGTGAAGCCGATGCGCCTGTTCCAGCTGTCGATCACGTACCTGACGCTGCTCTTCATGGCGATCGCCGTCGATGCGCTGATCTGAGGTAGCGTTCAGTCAGCGGGTTACGGTCTTGTCGCACACGATGCCCGGATTGTGACCAGTGTCAACTACTGTCTGTCACTCGTTAGACGGATTCTGGCCACCTCGCAATTCGGGCGCAATTGGTGCATAACAATACTGTGAATGGGTAAACCTGCTGGTAACTCCAATCACAAAACGGCGCCGGAGTACCCCGCGGTGCATCGCTGATTGCTTAGGCTGCGAGGCATGGCAGAAGGTTCCGTAATGACGCTGACCTCCGAGATCAAGTCTTTCGCCGCCGGGCACGGCGGCGCCAAGGCGGTCATCGAGTACGTCGGTAAGCGCGGCGCCCGCATCGTCCTGGTCGGTGAGGACGGCGAGTGGTCCGACCAGTTCGCCCAGGACACCGGCGTCGCCCGCGAGGCCTGTGAGCACGCCGGCGTCGCCGTGGAGAACGAGTGGGAGCGCGAGCTCCTGGAGCAGATGCGCCCCAGCAACGACCTGTGGCGGTCGATGGCACGCCGGAGCATGGCTCGCTGATGCCCGCTCCCGACGCCCGGGTCGCCCTGGTCACCTGC
This window of the Actinoplanes oblitus genome carries:
- the tal gene encoding transaldolase translates to MTDRLAELSAQGVAVWLDDLSRVRLTSGSLDKMRREQHMVGVTTNPSIFQKALSDADAYDQQVKDLAAQRVTVEEAVRLMTAADVRAACDVLRPAYDASNGVDGRVSIEVDPRKAHETESTVAEAKTLWWLVDRPNLFIKIPATLAGLPAITAVLGAGISVNVTLIFSLERYRAVMDAFLAGLEQAKANGHDLSKIGSVASFFVSRVDSEVDKRLDKIGSDEAKALKGKAAIANARLAYEAYEEVFSGDRWTALKDAGAHPQRPLWASTSTKNPDFPDTIYVEELIAPGTVNTMPESVIVAFADHGTTKPGSITSNYADAKKVFADLAAVGIDFDDVVKVLEEEGVEKFDASWKELLEHVEKSLKSGTSV
- the tkt gene encoding transketolase, yielding MDAVEKAGNGHPGTAMSLAPAAYLLFNRVMRHDPTDPHWAGRDRFVLSCGHSSLTLYIQLFLSGYSLSLDDLKSLRQWDSLTPGHPEFGHTPGVEITTGPLGQGIGNAVGMAMSARRERGLFDPDAAAGESPFDHHVFSIASDGDIEEGVSHESSAIAAVQKLGNLTVIYDDNQISIEDDTRIAKSEDVGARYEAYGWHVQTVNWSGSDPYTEDVEALWNAIQAAKAVTDKPSFIVLKTVIGWPAPKKQNTGKIHGSALGKDEITATKALLGFPDEPFAIDDEVVKHAQQAVERGKAAHAEWQQAFDAWAAGNPEGKKLFDRLTAKQLPEGWTSALPEFPADEKGLATRAASGKILEALAPVLPELWGGSADLAESNNTTMKGEPSFIPAEYATKEFPGHEYGRTLHFGIREHGMGSILNGIAVHGGTRPYGGTFLVFSDYMRGAVRLSALMKLPVVFVWTHDSIGLGEDGPTHQPIETLTALRAIVGLDVVRPADANETAYAWRGALEHNDRPTALALSRQNLPTVDRSKYASAEGTLKGGYILSEASTGTPKVILIASGSEVSVALTAQERLEAQGTPTRVVSMPCQEWFFQQDVAYQQEVIPNGVKARVTVEAGIRMSWDRILGDAGEAVSIEHYGASAPAKILFEQFGFTADNVVAKANASLAKVGEITGHTTGN
- a CDS encoding heme o synthase, whose product is MITERSVQRRPPGVAEPAPRVDEARRDRMAVFRGYLALTKPAIVELLLVTTVPTMMLAAGGWPDLVTFFAVLVGGALAGGAASALNCYIDRDIDVLMKRTKRRPLPSHQITPRAVLIFGLTLAVVSVVLMALLTNWLATALTAFSIFYYDVVYTLWLKRRTPANTFWGGVCGAAPVVIGWAAVTGTIAPMGWALFAVVFFWQMPHFYALAIKYKDDYARAGVPMLPVVRSVARVNFEILLYTVLTVVSSLIAWPLGRGLGLGWIYGAAAVITGGLFLGESIRLVHQTRHGGMVKPMRLFQLSITYLTLLFMAIAVDALI